The following are from one region of the Cataglyphis hispanica isolate Lineage 1 chromosome 16, ULB_Chis1_1.0, whole genome shotgun sequence genome:
- the LOC126855588 gene encoding homeobox protein B-H2-like: protein MTVHHQQNHHVAALSGVAVANNGLNLSRMSGLEAHRLENMVDRNGVAIERLSNGLDSRNNNLNNNNNNNNNNGLERGDASTTMPQRSRFMITDILGGASSKVHQSGLPSQDPPGSPPSTPRDLSVRHQSRTSLSTSNLDEDSDASHHDGASVTSNGGKEDDPKSSSSSSLGSAQSKKQRKARTAFTDHQLQTLEKSFERQKYLSVQDRMELAAKLQLTDTQVKTWYQNRRTKWKRQTIVGFEIMAENNFAVAAFQQLYGSGAATIPAHPAAGRYWQYAPSAHTLPANGFFYQQASAAATLQKPLPYRLYPPTMILAGPSNPLGSLTASSSLSSLSNYYRDSPEIIDGRESTRKRDRSKSPESRDRSPPRKQARLYPLSMMQAGPSNPLGTLTATSNLSNMNNYYRGSPEELVEGRENVDRSRKQERSKSPDSRDRSPLRKDTRAYPPAMIQAGPSNPLGSLAASSNLSNLNNYYRDSPEIVDGREGMNRTQQRDRSQSQDRSPVQREDSPRSVRADSDDESIHDI from the exons ATGACGGTCCATCACCAGCAGAACCACCACGTGGCCGCTCTCAGTGGCGTTGCCGTGGCCAATAACGGCCTGAATCTCAGCAGGATGTCCGGCCTGGAGGCGCATCGGCTAGAAAACATGGTCGATCGAAACGGCGTCGCTATCGAACGTCTCTCCAACGGATTGGACTCGCGCAATAACAATCtaaacaacaacaacaataacaataataacaacgGACTGGAAAGAGGCGACGCCTCGACGACGATGCCGCAGAGATCGAGGTTCATGATCACCGACATCCTGGGCGGCGCGTCCAGCAAGGTGCATCAGTCCGGTCTGCCTAGCCAGGATCCACCCGGAAGTCCACCCTCAACGCCACGGGACCTCAGTGTCAGGCACCAGTCCAGAACGTCCTTGAGCACCAGTAATCTAGACGAGGACAGCGACGCCAGCCACCACGACGGCGCTTCCGTTACATCCAATG GTGGCAAGGAGGATGATCCTAAAAGCTCGTCCTCGAGTTCCCTGGGCTCCGCACAAAGTAAGAAGCAGCGTAAAGCGCGCACGGCGTTCACGGATCACCAGCTTCAAACTCTGGAGAAGAGCTTCGAGAGGCAAAAGTACCTAAGCGTGCAGGACAGGATGGAGTTGGCGGCGAAACTGCAGCTGACGGACACGCAAGTGAAAACGTGGTACCAAAACAGAAG AACAAAATGGAAACGACAAACGATCGTGGGCTTCGAGATCATGGCTGAGAACAATTTCGCCGTCGCCGCCTTTCAGCAGTTGTACGGCAGTGGCGCCGCAACTATTCCCGCGCATCCCGCGGCAGGGCGTTACTGGCAATATGCCCCTAGCGCGCACACATTGCCCGCGAACGGATTCTTCTATCAGCAAGCGTCGGCCGCAGCGACTCTGCAGAAACCGCTCCCTTATCGCCTGTATCCGCCCACGATGATCCTAGCCGGGCCGAGCAATCCTCTCGGCTCGTTGACGGCGAGCTCCAGCTTGTCGTCCCTCAGCAACTATTATAGGGACAGCCCGGAGATAATCGACGGCCGGGAGTCGACGCGAAAAAGGGATAGGAGCAAAAGTCCGGAATCGAGGGACCGATCGCCGCCTAGGAAGCAGGCAAGACTGTATCCGCTGTCGATGATGCAGGCAGGTCCCAGCAATCCTCTCGGCACCCTGACGGCGACGTCAAATCTCTCCAACATGAATAACTACTACAGGGGCAGCCCGGAAGAGCTGGTGGAGGGCAGAGAGAACGTGGACAGGTCGAGGAAGCAAGAGAGGAGCAAGAGCCCGGACTCTAGGGACAGATCACCCCTAAGAAAGGACACCAGAGCTTATCCCCCCGCTATGATTCAAGCGGGTCCCAGCAACCCTCTTGGCTCCCTCGCGGCCAGCtcaaatttatcgaatttGAACAACTATTACCGAGATAGTCCGGAGATAGTGGACGGACGGGAAGGTATGAACCGGACGCAACAGCGGGACAGAAGCCAGAGCCAGGATAGATCGCCCGTCCAGAGAGAGGACAGTCCTCGGAGTGTGAGGGCCGACAGCGATGACGAGAGCATACACGATATCTAG